The following proteins come from a genomic window of Vallitaleaceae bacterium 9-2:
- the pstB gene encoding phosphate ABC transporter ATP-binding protein PstB — MTKIDIKNLNFYYDDVQALKNVNMKIETNEITAFIGPSGCGKSTILRTFNRMNDFIKNTRAEGEIIYDGMDITTPDLDVVGLRMKIGMVFQKPNPLPKSIFENVIFGPKRHGLRNKEKQREIVEESLRQAALWDEVKDKLHKSAFELSGGQQQRLCIARCLAMKPDVLLFDEPTSALDPISTMKIEDLLGKLKEQYTIIIVTHSMQQAARISDKTAFFLNGEVVEMGTTNEIFTDAKDERTEQYISGKFG, encoded by the coding sequence ATGACTAAGATTGACATAAAAAATCTAAACTTTTATTATGATGATGTTCAAGCGTTAAAAAATGTCAATATGAAAATAGAGACCAATGAAATAACTGCATTCATTGGTCCTTCAGGGTGTGGTAAGTCGACAATTCTTAGAACCTTTAATAGGATGAATGATTTCATTAAAAATACGAGGGCTGAAGGTGAGATTATTTATGATGGTATGGATATTACTACCCCTGATTTAGATGTTGTAGGACTTCGTATGAAAATTGGAATGGTATTTCAAAAGCCAAATCCACTGCCAAAATCTATTTTTGAAAACGTGATTTTTGGACCCAAAAGACATGGCCTTAGAAATAAGGAGAAACAAAGAGAAATTGTTGAAGAAAGTTTACGTCAAGCAGCACTTTGGGATGAAGTGAAAGACAAACTCCACAAGTCTGCGTTTGAACTATCCGGTGGACAACAGCAACGATTGTGTATCGCAAGGTGTTTGGCCATGAAACCGGATGTGTTACTTTTTGACGAGCCGACCTCAGCGCTAGATCCTATATCGACGATGAAGATTGAAGATTTATTAGGAAAGCTTAAAGAGCAATATACTATTATTATAGTGACGCATTCAATGCAACAAGCAGCTAGAATCAGTGATAAAACTGCTTTTTTTCTAAATGGTGAAGTTGTTGAAATGGGAACAACGAATGAAATTTTTACCGATGCCAAGGATGAACGTACAGAACAATATATTAGTGGAAAGTTTGGGTGA